ATGCTTTCTTTACCTTCTGAATGAAGAGAAAAGTAAAAAGGTAACAGCCAATTACTCTAGTTCCATAAGAAATGATAATGAGGTTTAAGCAATAATGAAAAAAAGCGAAAAAAGACTACTCATTTTTTTGGGTATTGCAGTCAGTTATTTTGGTTTCGATATCTTCATTTTAAAATCCGACGATGAAGAAATCCAGGTAAAATCAAAGCAAGATTTAAGAAAACCTGTAGACAACGACCAAATATCTGACACAGGGAATAAATCGAGACAAAAAACTACAAGGAAAGTTAAGTTTACTTCTATGGATTTGTCAAAGATTAGTAATTGGAATAATGATCCGTTTCTAGGCTCATTTAGGCCGGAGTTAATTGATTCATTGCAAGGCTCAACTCCCTTTGTATTAAAAGCCATAGCCTGGAGAGATGAAATGGCACACGTTATCATCAATAACGAAGTTTATAAACTTGGGGAGGAGAAGGATGGATTCCTTGTATCTGAAGTCCGTAAAAATTCAGTGGTATGTTTTAAAAATGGTCAAAGGTTTGTTCTTACACTGGGTGAATGAAATGAAAATAAAATCAATTATTATTACGCTGTTATTGCTTATACAAAGTTCTTTGCTATTTGGGCAAAAGAACGAAATTATAGATCTTTCATATACGGTCTGGAAAAATGAAATTCAATGTAGGATTACTTCAATACGCAAAGTACCTTTTGGCAGTATATGGCTACCGGATGATCAAAGATTGGTAGTCTATTTGAGAGAATCGGTATGGGTCTCTAATCAGGAACAGATTAATCCTGAGTTTGGTCCGGTAAAATCTGTATTCGGGCGTCAATCTAAAAATGATCCCTCGGTTGTTGAGATTATTATTGATTTTATTGAAATCAAGAAATATGCGATCAACTATCTTGGCAATGATGTGATTGTTTCGATTGAAAAAAACACAAATAGTCGGCCATCAATAAGAAATGTTTCGGCAAAGGATCGAATTGAAAGAAGAGGGTTAGATAATAACAAAAAGATCTCTATGGATTATCGTGAGGCCGACTTACCCAATATTCTTAGACTATTGGCTCAACAAAATAATGTGAATATCGTTGCAGGCTCTGATGTGACGGGCAATATCACGATAAGTTTGAGAAATGTTACTTTGAGGGAGGCTTTGGATAACATACTGTTTGCCAATGGTTATGATTATATATTGGATGGAAATGTTATTTTAGTAAAATTAAAAGAACAATTTATTGCCAGCAAATCTCAAACCAAGATTTATAGACTCAAATATATAGATGCTGGAAATCTCAAAAGTGTAATCAAAGATATGGTGTCCGATGATGCTAAAATTCATGTTCTGGTTCCGGACTTTTTTACTTCTGTACAAGCAAGTCAGGGGGGTATAGATAATGATAAGGGGAAAGGCCCACTTGCTTCTTTAACAGGGGGAGGTTCAGGCATTAAATCCAAAGAGAAAAAGAGATCCAGTATTTTAGTGGTCACCGAGAGTCCCGGAGTTATTCGAAAAATTGATGACATCATCGCAAAATTGGATGTCGCGGCACCGCAGATATTAATTGAAGCCAAGCTAGTTGAACTTTCACCCATTGACAAAAGCAATCTAGGCATTGATTGGGATAAATCCATTTCGGCCAAAATGTTATACCAAGAACTTCTTCCCTCCGGTGAGACCAGAGATTATAGCGCGATAAACCCGGATGTTAGACAGAGAGGTAATTGGTCTCTGGGACATTTAAGTGCTGATCAGTTTTCTGCTGTACTCAATTATTTACAAGAAAATACGGAATCAAAATTGATTTCCAATCCCAAAATATTAGCAATGGACAATGTGACAGCTACTATTAGCGTCGGTACAAATTTCCCGATCCCCCAAATTAATCGGGGAGTCGGTGGCCAGGGTGATATTGTTACCTTTAATTATAAAGACGTTGCTATAGTACTGAATGTGACTCCTCATGTAACTGAAAACGACGAAATTATTATGCATGTAAACCCTGTCATTGAGGAGATTACCGGTCAAGTTTCAGTGGATGGAAACAGCGCTCCTATCACCTCGAAACGGTCAGTAAGTACTGTTGTGACTGTAAAAGACGGGGATACTGTGGTAATTGGTGGTATGATTAAAGAAGGTTTAACCAAAACCGTAAGTAAAGTTTTCTTGCTTGGCGATATTCCTATTCTCGGAAAATTATTTAGAAACACAAAGTACGAGAAAAGGCAAACCGATTTGTTGATTTTTATAACACCACATATCATTCCATAATTTATGGCTAGTTGTTTTAATGGATAAAAATACGCTAAATACTCTACTGCAATTTGCGGTAAGCAAAGATGCATCTGATATTCATATTGCCGCCGGGAGTGCCCCTATTTTTCGAATCCATGGTACTTTAAAACGTGTGGATGCGAAAATCGTAAGTGCTGAACAAACAGATTTTTTAATTAGTGAACTTTTGGATGATGAACAGAAACTGGATCTTGATAAAAATAAAGAACTTGATTTCGCCTATGCTTTACCAGGTGTTGCCAGGTTCCGAACCAATGTTTATCATCAATTTCGTGGTAAGTCCATCGCTTTTAGAATAATACCGGAAAAAATTCGCACTTTGCAAGATTTGAACTGCCCAACCGGTGTTTACAAATTGGCAAGAGAACAGGAAGGTCTGGTTTTAGTTACGGGACCTACCGGTTCAGGAAAATCTACCACTCTAGCCGGAATGATTGACTTGATAGACACCGAAAAATATTACCATATCATCACTGTAGAAGATCCTATAGAATATGTTTACCATGGGCGGAATTGTCTTATTAACCAACGGGAACTCGGACCGCACACACACTCTTTTGCAAATGCTTTACGTGCAGCACTTCGGGAGGATCCCGACGTTATTCTAATTGGTGAAATGAGAGATTTAGAAACCATCTCATTGGCGTTAACCGCCGCCGAGACGGGCCACCTGGTTTTTGCTACTCTTCATACAAATAGCGCGGCCGAGACAGTTAACCGTGTTGTAGATGTTTTTCCGGCCGGACAACAAGCACAAATTCGCGCCCAGTTTGCTAATTCTTTATTGGGGGTGGTTTCTCAAAGACTTATTCCAACAATGGATGGCAACAGTCGGGTTGCCGCCATGGAAATTATGTTTGCTACATCAGCTGCTAAAAATTTAATCCGCGAAGGAAAGACCCATCAGATACCATCTATTATTCAAACTGGCATTCAATTTGGGATGCAATCCATGGACCAAAGTCTGATGAAATTTGTACAGGATCGGAAAATTAGTCTTGATCAAGCGCAGTTATATGCAAATGATGTAAGTTTCTTTAAGAAAGCAGGGTAGGGAACCATCAAGTTTTTCGGGGGTATTTAAACCTATTCAATGAGTACCATCTTTTTTGTATCTATAAAATCGCCTGTCCGTAATTGATAAAAATATATCCCACTGGGTAATTGACCGGCATCAAAATGTATTGAGAATTTCCCCTCAAATTGAAATTCTTTGACTAGTGTCTCAACTTTCCTGCCAAGAATATCGTAGATTTTCAAACTTACAAAACTTGACTTCGGAATCAAATAGGTTATCGTTGTGACCGGATTAAATGGATTTGGGTAGTTTTGAGATAAAAAGTATTTGGAAGGAATCGATTGTTCTATTGACGTTTCTGAGATTCCGGTTATTGCATCTCCTCCTGTCGAAGTTTTAAGAATTGTTCCTCTAGTTCCGATTACCCAACCCTGCTTGCCATCAATAAAAAAGACTGATGCCAATCCTCTTTCGGTTCCACTCGCTTGCCTATCCCAGGTTTCGCCGCCATCGGCAGTTTTTAAGATAACTCCGGCTTCGCCAACAACCCACCCCGACATGGAGTTAATAAAATAGGCTGATTTCAAGGTTATCAAATCGTCGAATTGGAGATCCCAGGTTAAACCCCCATCAGTGGTTTTATAAATTGAACTGTAATATTGATTCTCATTTGAGTAAAATCCAGCTGCCCAACCTGTTGTTTCATTAACAAAGAATATGGTTCGTCCTTCAATGGGTAACTTGGTTTGTTTGTTCCAGTTGACCCCACCATCAATTGTTTTTATGATAGTGCCATCCACCGAGATGGACCAGCCAACATTCGCATTCACAAAAGAAATTGATTCCAGGGTGTAATTTGTCACGTTTGTATTAGCGTTCCAATTTAAACCATTATCTGTCGTATTCAAAATAGTCCCGCCAATTCCTTCTACAAAACCACCGCCGCTCGCCCAACCTATATCCGGATTAAAAAAATAAACGGATTTCAAAAAATAAGGCTCGTTGCCACCAAATTGAAGGTTCCAGGTTGAGCCGCCATCATTCGTAGTTAAAATGGTTCCATCTGCTCCAACTGCACATCCTGAGTTAACATCTGTGAAATGAATTGAAAACAGACTTTTGGAGATTTGATTATTTTGAACTATCCAGTTTACCCCTCCGTCATCGGTTTTCAAAATTGAACCATTCTCACCCGCAACCCATCCAGTATTCTCATTAATAAAGAAAACTGAATTTAACGAAGGTGTAACCCCGGTTGTTCGACTCGACCAATTGTTACCCATATCGTTTGACTGAAGAATAGTACCGTCAAGACCGACTGAATAACCGGTATTTTCCGTAAACGCAACGGATAATAACGTATTGGTTGTCCCACTTGGTTTACCAATCCAATTTGATCCGCTGTCTAAAGTTTTTAGAATCGTTCCATTAGCCCCAATTGCCCAGCCTTCATTTTGGTTTGAAAAAAATACAGAAAATAGATTAGCCGAGGATTGATTGCTCTGGGTATTCCAATTCGTTCCACCATTATTGGTATGCAGAATTGCTCCATCAAATCCAACAACCCAACCATTCATAGAGTCGACAAAATATACGGATTTAAACCAGACAGGAAGTTCATCGCTTTGTGCATTCCAATTAATTCCGCCATTACCGGTTTTGAGGATAATTCCGGTTTCCCCGGATGTAAAGTCATGACCGACAGCCCAACCGGTTCTGGAATCAATAAAATAAACGGACCACAAATCCTTTGAGGTTCCGCTTACTTGTGGAAGCCAAGTTGCTCCACCATCAATTGTCTTGTATATGATACCATTTACACCAACCGCCCAACCGATATTTTTATCGAAAAAATAAATATCCCTAAAGCCGTTCCAATCTCCCGGAATCTGAGGTGTCCAGTCTTTACCGCCATTGGTAGTGTTTAGAATTGTGCCACCGACTGCCCAGCCAATTTGATGATTAACGAAGTAAACTCCCCACAGAATATTTGTAGAACCTCCGGCATAATGTTGAACATCCCAAAAATTCCCGGAGTCGATCGTTTTTATTATTGTGGATAACGTTCCAACCGCTATAGCGGTGCTATCATCGATAATCTGAATGTCTCTTAAGTAATTGCCCTGCGGAGATGGATTTTGCCAGATCCAGGCTTCCTGGGCGTAACAGGCTTGCCCAAAAATGATAAAACAATGAATAGAAAAATACAGAGTGACTATGAAATGTCTCATTTGGCAATCACATATCGATAATAACCTTCGTTTAGAGCAATTATATTTACTTGAATTGTTGAATGACCTCTTTTAAAGAAGGTATATTTTGCCATGATCCGTTTATAAATTGATCGTTTGCCTTCTTCCTGGCATATTCAATGATCGCCCGTCTCTCACCCGATAGAGAGCTGGTACCTAGATGAATTTTACTAGGACTATCAACATCCCGAATTAATGCCCAATCGGCAATTGTAGTTACATTATAAGTTGCCCAAATGAAGACATAGGCAAGCCCTGTGGTTATTTCTTCATTGATGGTACTCTCCAGTGCAAGCAACTCATTCGTCTGGAAGAATAAACTGCCATCCACGTAAATTTCTATTTCTTTGCTTGGTTTCATCACCCATGAAATATCATTAATTTCACCAGGATTGGTTTTAATAAGAGTGGAATGGCCAAATCCATTTTCAAAATGGCCCCAAACGCCATTGCCTGTATTGGAATCATAAACAAAACCTGCTGCGATCCAATTAGTAACTGGGTCAGTGGTCACATCAAAACGAAACGCGATGATCATTATGGTTCCGTCGTCATCAGTTATCATTCCGATACTGCTCTGGGCAGTTTCAAAATCATTTTTTCGGCCAAAGGCAACCCGATATGTCCAGGGTGCAGCTCTCGTTGAAGTCAATTCGAAGCCTGCTTGACCAATACTGTTAACATTATTACCTGTGAGTTCTAAAAATCCGTTATTGAGTGATCCAGTTGCATCGGAAATATCCCAGTTTAATAAATCATCAGAAAACTCTTCCAGAACGATTGAACTAGGCAAGTTTGTTGCGGAAACCGAAACATTTTGATTCCCGCCGGTTGAGTTTATGAGTAATGATTCTGAAATCCTTGTACCACTGGCAAAACTTCGATCGACGGTTAAAGTTACAGTTGCTGCGTTTTTACCGGATGATGAGCTAAGTGAAAGCCAGGGAGTATTGGAAAATGTTGAGATCGTCCAATATAAGTTTCCAGCGCCAAGGTTTTGTATTTGCAATTCTTTGCTTGTTTCCGAAGATTCGAAATTGATCACATCCGGAGTGATGAGTAGTTCGGAAATCAAAACCGAAACACTCAAATTTTCATCGCCGCCATTTGACGTGATTTGGATGGATGCATTGTGTGTTCCTCCATTCAAATTAGCAGGATTTATTGTTATCGTTAGCTGGTCTCCGCCCTGGCCGCTGTCTGGATAAATGCTTAACCAGGGCATATCGGTTGCTTCAATAGCGCTCCAGGTTAATTCTCCACCACCCTTATTACCAATTGTAACATTTTTAGTTGTCTGGCCAGGTTCAAATAAGGCTAGTAATGTGGATATGGATATTGTCGGTTCGGAAGAAGCCGGATTTTTACTGCATCGAAAAATAGCGACAAGTGAACATAAAGAAAGAATTAATAATACCCTTGAAATTCTCATGGATTTACCTCCTTAATATTGTTATTTAATAATCGGAAAATCGGGGTAATTCTTAAGGATAATAATTCTACTTTCGAATTTATCTAGCCTAATAAAATTCAATGAGGTTAGATGTCAAAGTATTATTTTGTGAAGTCACATATGACTTTTATTGGTGGGGGGAAAAGGGATAAAATAATGAGTTATAGGTTGGAAATTGAGCTATATTGCTACAATAATTTGTTAGTCTCGATTAACCTTCACTTAGCAAACTTAGCAGTAGAGGAATTTTCCTCCTTGATAAAGAGGGTCAGGGGAGGTTTAATTGAGTAAGTCTTTTTTAATATAGATAGAGAATATTTAACGAACCAAAATGAGCTCTTTCTGTGGTTCTCCTTCAATGACAACGTCACCATCCATTGTTATGAAAACATTGATCTCCGAACGCACAGCTATTTCTTTCAGGTAAATTCCCGGTTCAATGGAAAAGCAGATGCCAGGTATTAATTTCCGTTCATCCTTGGTTTCCAGGTTGTCGATATTAACGCCATTACCATGAACTTCTTCTCCAATTGAATGCCCGGTTCTGTGGATGAAATATTGTCCATATCCTGCATCCTTAATAACATTTCGACAAACATCGTCGACTTGCCAGCCATAACAATCATCGCCTTTGGCAAATTTATCTTTCACAAAGGAAACTGCCGCGTCTCGTGCTCTGGATACGACATCGAATATTTCAAGATATTTTGCCGGTGGATCTTCACCGATAAATCCACACCAGGTAACATCGAAATAAATAGACCCGGGTTCTTTCTTTTTTGCCCACAGGTCAATCAAAACACAATCGCCCTTTTTGAAATTGTAGCTATTCTCTTTCGTGGGCTCAAAATGAGGATTGCAGGGATGATCGTTAACGCCAACGATAGGATGATGACCGTCATCGGTTAAGCCATTCTCATCGAATTTATTTGCAATGAATTGCTGAATTTCATATTCCGTCAACGAGAGGCTTTCACGAATGGCACGACCGATTTCTGCATAGGCTTGATCTTTAATTTCCAGGACAATTTTGCCGGCATCAATATGAGACTGAAATCCCTTTTCATCAATTCGTGATTCAAACAGTTGGACAAGATCGGCAGACGAAACAATTGTATGACCAAAACTTCGCACTAATTCCACTGTGCCTGCATCTGCCATGGAGATGTAAGGAATGTTATTTAATGGTGAATATTGCATAGCAACTTTTTTAGGACTTCCCAAAATGTTTTCAAGTTCTTTATGCAATTGTCCGTAGGCAAGATAATACCTTTGGGAGCCAGGTAAAGAATCCAGTTTTCTTGGCTCAACAGTATGCGTAAGCCTTGTAGGCTCTCCATTAGCAGGAATATAATAAAACCACCTTCGAGATGTAAAATTGCCAAAATCTAATCCCAGGACCCGGTAAGATAGATGATCCTGGTTGTGAAAGTCATAGCATAACCATCCATCGATGTCCGCTTCATTGAGCGCTGTCTGTATTTCTTGTAGGTTCATCATTACTCCAAAGTTAGAAATTAGAGGTTTCCATATCCAGCCGGATCATTCGCCCATGACCTTAATAATTACCCGCTTTCGCCGCATGCCATCGAACTCCGCGTAATACACTTCCTGCCATGGGCCAAAATCACATTTTCCATTGGTAACCGGTATAACCACTTCATGATGCAACAATAAATTTTTAAGATGTGCATCTCCATTGTCTTCCCCGGTACGATGATGCCGGTAATTTGGACCTTGCGGAGCTAATTTGTCCAACCAATCATCGATATCCTGAATTAAGCCGGATTCGGCATCGTTAACATAAACTGCGGCCGTAATATGCATGGCAGAAACCAGAACCATGCCTTCCTGAATCCCGCTCTTTTTTACAGCCCCTTGAACTTCTCCTGTTATGTTGATGTACTCTCTCCTGGTTTTGGTTTCAAACCAAAGATACTCTGTGTGAAACTTCATTTGATCCTCTAAAATTTATGGAATATTACCTTCTGAAGAACTACCAGAATGTCATTTCGATCCCGCCTGGCAGGAGAGAAATCTTGTATATAACAGCTAGATTGATGAACCCAAAAGATTTCTCGTCGTAAACTCCGTTCGACTTCGCTCACGACGCTGCCTCGAAATGACAGAATTAACTGAAGGTAAATTTGATAGATCAAAAAATCAAGAGATTTACCGATTACTTAAGAGACATACAGAAAATTGGTAATCCCAATGACGATTGTGTATATTGAAAAAAAATAAAACCTATAATTTTACGGAACTGGTTAATGAAGATGAGAATTATTCTTTTTGATATCGACGGTACGATTATGATGTCAGGTGGAGCAGGAAGAAAAGCCATGACGCAATCTTTCCAGGAAGTCTATGGTGTTGCTGACGGTTTGAAAGAAGTAGTTTTAAGCGGCAGAACCGATCCCCTGATTTTGTCTGAAGCCCTTGCATCGAAAGGAATAATTTCGGATGAAAAGGATAAGAATCGCTTCAAAGAGAGGTATTTTGAATTATTGGCAGAATGCATTCAAATGGATTTACCGGGGAAAAACCTATTTCCGGGAATCCTGGAAATATTGCAAAAACTAACCCAAACAGACAATGTTGCAACCGGGCTCCTGACAGGAAATTGGCAGCAAGGCGCGAAAACCAAGCTTGGTTATTTTAATCTTTATGATTTTTTTCCTTTCGGTGCTTTTGGCGATGATTCTCCTGACCGCAATAAACTCCTGCCTTTTGCCATGGAGCGCTGCAATGGCAATGGTGTTGCTTCGGATCCGACCCAGGCGATCGTGATAGGCGATACTCCTATGGATATAGAGTGCGCCCATGTGCATGGCGCAAAAGTAATGGCTGTTGCCACAGGATCCTTTTCTTATTCAGAACTGGAAAACCATAATCCGGATTGGTTGTTTGAAGATTTATCAAATGTTGGGGAGGTCCTGGGGATTTTGGAAGGGTGAGATGGTGAGGGTAGGTGTATAGGATTAAGGTTCAGATGCAATAATCCATTATCTAAACCGCCCGGATTTGATCTTCTGGGTTTCTTCAAGGCGCCGTCCTTCCGTCCGAACCGTAGACCTGCTGTTGCAACCATAGACCACCGGTACAAATGAACAATATTTTTTAACGCTTTTTCAAAATGTTTATCCATTAATAATTTTTGCCTGCTATTTTTTCTTGAATTAAATTGAATCTGATTTTATGCTTTACCTGCTGTCACCTGCAATTGCTTATTTGCTAATTCCTCGTTGATGTCTTTTTTCTCTTATGGCCGAACATATCCTTGCGTCTATCATATTCGCTGAAGGTCTTCATAAAAAAGTCGAACCCTAGGCGTTGCCACCGAAGGAGGTCAATCCCCACAGAAAACTCACGCAAGGTGAATATTTCTGAACCTTTCACACTCTTGCCAGCGTATACATTTGCTCGGAAATTGAAAAGTTGTAGAGCATTTAACTTTATTCCAGCACCGATTAAGAGTGAATTCTTAACTGGATCTATTGAAAAGGAGTTGTTAGCAAAATAAAAACCTACCCACTTTACTGAAATGCCAAGTAAACCATTTTTTATATCTGGAAACCTTTGAAATATTGAAAATCCCAGCATGGTACCAGGTCCATCAGGATAGAAATGTTCATATTGCAATACAGGCGTGATTGGAAATTCGATAGCACCAATCCAAGCGTTTGATGTGCCAATACGCCCTCAGCTGCGGTTTTGTAGGAGTCGGAAACACCATCAAAATCAAAGAACCGTGATGCAGCCGGCCACACCATATAAAGCGCTGTTTGAGCTTTCACGGCACGTCCCTTTTTTTTTGGCAATGTCTTTGAGCCTACAGAAAGAGGGATTTAGGGGATGTTCTTCTTAAATAATGGTTTATGAGTTGCTTGAACCGCGTGGCTGCGAAGCACCTAATGTTCATTTTTTTTGATGCCAAAATAATAGGTCCAAAAAATGAATAGTACCTGTAAAGGGATTCTAAAATATAGATGACTGACCCCTTTTGCCATTCCGCCAAAATTAACTTGTTTTATACTACCAACAATATTGGCAGGTAATATTGCTAGAAAAAATACGATTAACAATATGCTGGTTAGTTTTGATAGTCTTTGAATTAGTAATCCTATTGAAGCTGAAATTTCTAGAATACCAGTTAAGTAAACAGTTTCCTTTTTATAAGGGATAAATTCAGGAAGCATCTGAATCATAGATTCAGTCATGGTAAAATGAGCTATTCCAGTAAATATCAGCATTATAGCTAGTGCGGCCCTGCCAACGAAGGATAAGGTTAATTTGCCTTTGAGGGTAAATTTGTTCATCAGAAATATTATTGCAAAGCAAACGATTAGAATTAGGAATGGAGGCAATTAATTTTCTGTTTTTTTTATTGCCACCAACCGACTCTGACGTTGTGCGCGAAGCGTTTCCGTGCATCTTTGTCTAAGTTGCTATGTTTGTCTGGAAATTAATTTTCCCCATTCAACTTCGCTTTTGCATCACGTCTTGTAAATATTGCTACAATTGCAGTTGTCAATAGTCCCATAATTGGTGACCACACAAGTCCTTGGACGATGTAATTTTTCATGTTAAAATAATTTTCAGCCGCTTCTTGGGTCATTTT
This sequence is a window from candidate division KSB1 bacterium. Protein-coding genes within it:
- a CDS encoding HAD hydrolase-like protein; this translates as MKMRIILFDIDGTIMMSGGAGRKAMTQSFQEVYGVADGLKEVVLSGRTDPLILSEALASKGIISDEKDKNRFKERYFELLAECIQMDLPGKNLFPGILEILQKLTQTDNVATGLLTGNWQQGAKTKLGYFNLYDFFPFGAFGDDSPDRNKLLPFAMERCNGNGVASDPTQAIVIGDTPMDIECAHVHGAKVMAVATGSFSYSELENHNPDWLFEDLSNVGEVLGILEG
- a CDS encoding T9SS type A sorting domain-containing protein — translated: MRHFIVTLYFSIHCFIIFGQACYAQEAWIWQNPSPQGNYLRDIQIIDDSTAIAVGTLSTIIKTIDSGNFWDVQHYAGGSTNILWGVYFVNHQIGWAVGGTILNTTNGGKDWTPQIPGDWNGFRDIYFFDKNIGWAVGVNGIIYKTIDGGATWLPQVSGTSKDLWSVYFIDSRTGWAVGHDFTSGETGIILKTGNGGINWNAQSDELPVWFKSVYFVDSMNGWVVGFDGAILHTNNGGTNWNTQSNQSSANLFSVFFSNQNEGWAIGANGTILKTLDSGSNWIGKPSGTTNTLLSVAFTENTGYSVGLDGTILQSNDMGNNWSSRTTGVTPSLNSVFFINENTGWVAGENGSILKTDDGGVNWIVQNNQISKSLFSIHFTDVNSGCAVGADGTILTTNDGGSTWNLQFGGNEPYFLKSVYFFNPDIGWASGGGFVEGIGGTILNTTDNGLNWNANTNVTNYTLESISFVNANVGWSISVDGTIIKTIDGGVNWNKQTKLPIEGRTIFFVNETTGWAAGFYSNENQYYSSIYKTTDGGLTWDLQFDDLITLKSAYFINSMSGWVVGEAGVILKTADGGETWDRQASGTERGLASVFFIDGKQGWVIGTRGTILKTSTGGDAITGISETSIEQSIPSKYFLSQNYPNPFNPVTTITYLIPKSSFVSLKIYDILGRKVETLVKEFQFEGKFSIHFDAGQLPSGIYFYQLRTGDFIDTKKMVLIE
- a CDS encoding YjbQ family protein, translating into MKFHTEYLWFETKTRREYINITGEVQGAVKKSGIQEGMVLVSAMHITAAVYVNDAESGLIQDIDDWLDKLAPQGPNYRHHRTGEDNGDAHLKNLLLHHEVVIPVTNGKCDFGPWQEVYYAEFDGMRRKRVIIKVMGE
- a CDS encoding DoxX family membrane protein; translated protein: MPPFLILIVCFAIIFLMNKFTLKGKLTLSFVGRAALAIMLIFTGIAHFTMTESMIQMLPEFIPYKKETVYLTGILEISASIGLLIQRLSKLTSILLIVFFLAILPANIVGSIKQVNFGGMAKGVSHLYFRIPLQVLFIFWTYYFGIKKNEH
- a CDS encoding M24 family metallopeptidase; amino-acid sequence: MMNLQEIQTALNEADIDGWLCYDFHNQDHLSYRVLGLDFGNFTSRRWFYYIPANGEPTRLTHTVEPRKLDSLPGSQRYYLAYGQLHKELENILGSPKKVAMQYSPLNNIPYISMADAGTVELVRSFGHTIVSSADLVQLFESRIDEKGFQSHIDAGKIVLEIKDQAYAEIGRAIRESLSLTEYEIQQFIANKFDENGLTDDGHHPIVGVNDHPCNPHFEPTKENSYNFKKGDCVLIDLWAKKKEPGSIYFDVTWCGFIGEDPPAKYLEIFDVVSRARDAAVSFVKDKFAKGDDCYGWQVDDVCRNVIKDAGYGQYFIHRTGHSIGEEVHGNGVNIDNLETKDERKLIPGICFSIEPGIYLKEIAVRSEINVFITMDGDVVIEGEPQKELILVR
- a CDS encoding BACON domain-containing protein, whose protein sequence is MRISRVLLILSLCSLVAIFRCSKNPASSEPTISISTLLALFEPGQTTKNVTIGNKGGGELTWSAIEATDMPWLSIYPDSGQGGDQLTITINPANLNGGTHNASIQITSNGGDENLSVSVLISELLITPDVINFESSETSKELQIQNLGAGNLYWTISTFSNTPWLSLSSSSGKNAATVTLTVDRSFASGTRISESLLINSTGGNQNVSVSATNLPSSIVLEEFSDDLLNWDISDATGSLNNGFLELTGNNVNSIGQAGFELTSTRAAPWTYRVAFGRKNDFETAQSSIGMITDDDGTIMIIAFRFDVTTDPVTNWIAAGFVYDSNTGNGVWGHFENGFGHSTLIKTNPGEINDISWVMKPSKEIEIYVDGSLFFQTNELLALESTINEEITTGLAYVFIWATYNVTTIADWALIRDVDSPSKIHLGTSSLSGERRAIIEYARKKANDQFINGSWQNIPSLKEVIQQFK
- a CDS encoding type IV pilus twitching motility protein PilT — protein: MDKNTLNTLLQFAVSKDASDIHIAAGSAPIFRIHGTLKRVDAKIVSAEQTDFLISELLDDEQKLDLDKNKELDFAYALPGVARFRTNVYHQFRGKSIAFRIIPEKIRTLQDLNCPTGVYKLAREQEGLVLVTGPTGSGKSTTLAGMIDLIDTEKYYHIITVEDPIEYVYHGRNCLINQRELGPHTHSFANALRAALREDPDVILIGEMRDLETISLALTAAETGHLVFATLHTNSAAETVNRVVDVFPAGQQAQIRAQFANSLLGVVSQRLIPTMDGNSRVAAMEIMFATSAAKNLIREGKTHQIPSIIQTGIQFGMQSMDQSLMKFVQDRKISLDQAQLYANDVSFFKKAG
- a CDS encoding secretin and TonB N-terminal domain-containing protein → MKIKSIIITLLLLIQSSLLFGQKNEIIDLSYTVWKNEIQCRITSIRKVPFGSIWLPDDQRLVVYLRESVWVSNQEQINPEFGPVKSVFGRQSKNDPSVVEIIIDFIEIKKYAINYLGNDVIVSIEKNTNSRPSIRNVSAKDRIERRGLDNNKKISMDYREADLPNILRLLAQQNNVNIVAGSDVTGNITISLRNVTLREALDNILFANGYDYILDGNVILVKLKEQFIASKSQTKIYRLKYIDAGNLKSVIKDMVSDDAKIHVLVPDFFTSVQASQGGIDNDKGKGPLASLTGGGSGIKSKEKKRSSILVVTESPGVIRKIDDIIAKLDVAAPQILIEAKLVELSPIDKSNLGIDWDKSISAKMLYQELLPSGETRDYSAINPDVRQRGNWSLGHLSADQFSAVLNYLQENTESKLISNPKILAMDNVTATISVGTNFPIPQINRGVGGQGDIVTFNYKDVAIVLNVTPHVTENDEIIMHVNPVIEEITGQVSVDGNSAPITSKRSVSTVVTVKDGDTVVIGGMIKEGLTKTVSKVFLLGDIPILGKLFRNTKYEKRQTDLLIFITPHIIP